Proteins co-encoded in one Aerococcaceae bacterium DSM 111021 genomic window:
- the argH gene encoding argininosuccinate lyase, with protein MAIWSNEFHQEMSQSAYQFNQSIIVDIRLFDADLRGSIAHAKMLGKQGIIETDEAKRLVEELESMRSEYVDKTLQIDLEEEDIHSFIEAELTRRLGDIGKKIHTGRSRNDQVATAMKVYALDEVELIINALEKVMLAFTDEAQVHLETIMPSYTHLQRAQPITYGHYLMAYVEMFRRDHGRLEDVAKRIKKTMPLGAGALATTTFPLDREYTTELLGFDNYSSNSLDAVSDRDYSIELLSAFSILSMHLSRYSEEVIIWTSQEFQFLSLKDTFSTGSSIMPQKKNADIHELFRGKSGRIYGDLMAVLTIMKGIPLAYNKDIQEEKERLFDAIDTIKMMVSLLPKMIDETIANKDKMYQAASTGFINSTDCADYLVAKGLPFRDAYQVTGNIIQHCVETNQTLETLALSEYQAEHPLFEEDIYDAIDLSACVNRRQVDGGPTPEKVQEHIDMIKNLFCE; from the coding sequence ATGGCAATTTGGAGCAATGAATTTCATCAAGAAATGTCTCAATCAGCTTATCAATTCAATCAATCAATTATTGTAGATATTCGATTATTCGATGCAGATTTGCGTGGAAGTATTGCCCATGCAAAAATGCTAGGTAAGCAAGGTATTATTGAGACCGATGAAGCCAAGCGTTTGGTAGAAGAGTTGGAGTCAATGAGAAGTGAATATGTAGATAAAACACTTCAAATTGACTTAGAGGAAGAAGATATACATAGTTTTATAGAAGCAGAATTAACGCGAAGGTTAGGAGATATTGGTAAGAAGATTCATACAGGAAGAAGTCGTAACGATCAAGTAGCAACAGCAATGAAAGTTTACGCTTTAGATGAAGTTGAATTGATTATCAATGCTTTAGAAAAAGTGATGCTTGCGTTCACTGATGAAGCACAGGTGCATTTAGAAACGATCATGCCGAGTTACACTCACTTACAACGCGCCCAGCCAATAACATATGGACATTACTTAATGGCTTATGTAGAGATGTTCCGTCGAGATCACGGACGTTTAGAAGATGTAGCTAAACGAATTAAAAAAACGATGCCGCTAGGTGCTGGAGCATTAGCGACAACCACATTTCCTTTAGACCGTGAATATACAACGGAGTTGTTAGGATTTGATAACTACTCAAGTAATAGTCTAGATGCTGTGTCAGATAGAGATTATAGTATTGAATTATTATCTGCTTTTTCAATCTTGAGTATGCATTTAAGTCGTTACAGTGAGGAAGTAATTATATGGACATCGCAAGAATTTCAATTTTTGTCTTTAAAAGATACATTTTCTACCGGGTCTTCGATTATGCCACAGAAGAAGAACGCTGATATCCATGAACTCTTTAGAGGCAAGTCTGGGAGAATATATGGAGATTTAATGGCTGTGTTAACAATCATGAAAGGAATCCCATTAGCTTATAACAAAGATATTCAAGAAGAGAAAGAACGGTTATTCGATGCGATAGATACAATCAAAATGATGGTATCATTATTACCTAAAATGATTGATGAGACAATTGCCAATAAAGATAAGATGTATCAGGCAGCGAGTACTGGTTTCATTAATTCAACTGATTGTGCAGATTATTTAGTTGCTAAAGGCTTACCGTTTCGTGATGCTTATCAAGTGACTGGTAACATTATTCAACACTGTGTGGAGACGAATCAGACATTAGAGACACTCGCTTTATCTGAGTATCAAGCAGAGCATCCATTGTTTGAAGAAGATATTTATGATGCGATTGATTTGTCAGCTTGTGTTAACCGTCGTCAAGTAGACGGTGGTCCTACACCGGAAAAAGTTCAGGAACATATTGATATGATTAAAAATCTATTCTGTGAATAA
- a CDS encoding argininosuccinate synthase → MSKDKIVLAYSGGLDTSITIPWLKENYDADIIAVCVDVGQKEDWEAVEKKAIASGASKFYNPHVADVLVEEYVYPAIQSNLKYQGTYLLGTALARPLIAKELVAVAHSEGAIAICHGCTGKGNDQVRFETGIAAFDPEMKIVAPWRIWDIKSREDAIEYAALKGVPVTSTIEKIYSEDENLMHISHEGGDIESPENAVDYSSILHITKALEATPDEAEVVQITFEHGKATAVNNETMKPHEVLERLNKIAGKHGIGVLDWIEDRTIGMKSRGIYETPGATLLMDAHERLESLTLTKETIKLKQHLSMEFAELIYNGQWYSMASDSILAFMNHTQSSVTGEVKLKLYKGNIIPHGLKSEFALFDEDVSGFGEDDLFDHHDAEGYINVITLPTKIQKRLGLL, encoded by the coding sequence ATGAGTAAAGATAAAATTGTATTAGCATATTCAGGTGGATTAGATACGTCGATAACGATTCCATGGTTGAAAGAAAATTATGATGCGGATATTATCGCAGTGTGTGTCGATGTTGGTCAGAAGGAAGACTGGGAAGCAGTAGAGAAAAAAGCTATTGCATCAGGCGCAAGCAAGTTTTATAACCCACATGTTGCAGATGTCTTGGTAGAGGAATATGTCTATCCAGCTATTCAAAGCAATTTAAAATATCAAGGTACATACTTATTAGGTACAGCCTTAGCGCGTCCACTAATTGCAAAAGAATTAGTAGCTGTTGCTCATAGTGAAGGGGCAATTGCAATATGTCATGGTTGTACAGGTAAAGGGAACGATCAAGTACGTTTTGAAACAGGTATTGCTGCTTTCGATCCAGAGATGAAAATAGTAGCACCATGGAGAATTTGGGATATTAAATCACGTGAAGATGCCATTGAATATGCGGCTTTAAAAGGAGTGCCTGTTACATCTACAATTGAAAAGATATACTCAGAAGATGAAAACTTAATGCACATCAGTCACGAAGGTGGTGACATCGAAAGTCCAGAAAATGCAGTTGATTACTCAAGTATTTTACATATTACTAAGGCATTAGAAGCTACTCCGGATGAAGCTGAAGTTGTTCAAATTACATTTGAACATGGGAAGGCAACGGCTGTGAATAACGAAACAATGAAACCACATGAAGTGTTAGAAAGATTAAATAAAATTGCAGGGAAACATGGAATCGGAGTACTTGATTGGATTGAAGACAGAACGATTGGTATGAAATCGAGAGGTATATACGAGACACCTGGTGCCACACTTTTAATGGATGCACATGAACGTTTAGAAAGTTTAACTCTAACGAAAGAAACAATAAAATTAAAACAACATTTATCTATGGAGTTCGCAGAGTTAATCTACAACGGTCAATGGTATTCAATGGCTAGCGATTCTATTTTAGCCTTTATGAATCATACACAATCCTCAGTAACGGGTGAAGTGAAACTGAAATTATATAAAGGAAACATAATACCTCATGGATTGAAAAGTGAGTTTGCCTTATTTGATGAAGATGTATCAGGCTTTGGAGAAGATGATTTATTCGATCATCATGACGCAGAAGGATATATTAATGTAATTACTTTACCAACGAAGATTCAAAAGAGATTGGGTCTTCTCTAA
- a CDS encoding amidohydrolase yields MTLEYLNNLNQYEDVLIHRRRHLHQYPETSFNEHSTVNYVEQFLKTLNHVEVIKPTKTSVIGIFKTANPGSKIGLRADLDALPIQEELEELIYCSQNEGVMHACGHDGHTAMLMTACQWLDDHFDILTGDIYCIFQHAEELPPGGAEEIMKTGLLDDLDFVYGQHVSPEFEVGYIDIKEGPVTASSDVYKITLYGLGGHASDPYRAVNPLNIVSKLIQAFTEIPSQQIDAQKSAVVSNTYINAGNSVSLNIIPDTLEFGGNIRTFDKEVAESIEAKMKQILDGICGYYDATYEFNFEHGARSVSNDKVKTRMIKTIVENSLKVKVISRNPGMFGEDFSAYSQVIPATFAMLGSNNNTKETQYPLHHPRFNIDEDVLKVGLKMLITVAVEYDKQLLKTELKGE; encoded by the coding sequence GTGACACTTGAATATTTAAACAATTTAAACCAATACGAAGATGTACTAATTCATCGTAGACGACATTTACACCAATATCCTGAAACATCTTTTAATGAACATAGTACTGTTAATTATGTTGAGCAGTTCCTAAAAACACTGAATCATGTAGAAGTGATTAAACCGACAAAAACGAGTGTTATTGGGATATTCAAAACAGCGAATCCAGGAAGTAAAATTGGTTTACGGGCTGATCTCGATGCACTTCCAATTCAAGAAGAATTAGAGGAATTAATATATTGCTCACAAAATGAAGGTGTTATGCACGCGTGTGGCCATGATGGACACACTGCGATGTTAATGACCGCTTGCCAATGGCTGGACGATCATTTTGATATATTAACTGGCGATATTTACTGTATCTTCCAACATGCTGAAGAGCTACCTCCTGGAGGAGCGGAAGAAATAATGAAAACAGGACTGCTAGATGATTTAGACTTTGTCTACGGACAACATGTATCACCAGAATTTGAAGTTGGATACATTGATATTAAAGAAGGTCCTGTTACTGCCAGTTCAGATGTATACAAAATTACACTCTATGGTTTAGGAGGACACGCTTCCGATCCATATAGAGCAGTTAATCCTCTTAATATTGTTAGTAAGCTTATACAAGCGTTCACTGAAATCCCGTCGCAGCAAATAGATGCACAGAAATCAGCAGTTGTATCTAATACTTACATTAATGCAGGTAATAGTGTCTCACTTAACATTATCCCTGATACCTTAGAATTTGGTGGTAATATTAGAACCTTTGATAAAGAGGTAGCTGAAAGTATCGAAGCCAAAATGAAACAAATATTAGATGGCATTTGTGGTTATTACGATGCTACTTATGAATTTAATTTTGAACATGGGGCGCGTTCGGTCTCGAATGACAAAGTTAAGACAAGAATGATTAAAACAATCGTGGAAAATTCACTAAAAGTGAAAGTAATAAGCCGTAATCCGGGAATGTTTGGCGAAGATTTCTCGGCTTATAGTCAAGTCATCCCTGCTACCTTCGCTATGCTAGGGAGTAATAATAATACTAAAGAAACGCAATATCCTTTACATCATCCAAGGTTTAACATTGATGAAGATGTATTGAAGGTAGGTTTGAAGATGTTGATTACGGTTGCGGTAGAGTATGACAAGCAATTATTAAAAACGGAACTTAAAGGAGAATAA
- a CDS encoding transporter substrate-binding domain-containing protein, with protein sequence MKKIYKIILIFVASIFVLSAVNVKAATLEEIKEKGQLVVGMNAEYPPFEWVEIVDGEAVVVGIDASLGKMIADEIGVELVIDNRAFDSLIPTLNTNKIDLIISGMSNTEERANVVDFSVSYYEPVSQFSVASDQIDNFKTLEDFKGKKVGALLTSTQEIYLKEHLPEVELVSMSKNGDLVEGLKAKKVDAIFMSDLTLQQYLNNYGDIMTVVEGIDIDNELLGTSVAMTKGNKELLEIVNKVITEAKENGDLDKVFEENIQKASAAQE encoded by the coding sequence ATGAAAAAAATATATAAAATAATATTAATCTTTGTTGCGAGTATTTTTGTATTATCAGCGGTAAATGTTAAGGCAGCCACATTAGAAGAAATAAAAGAAAAAGGTCAACTCGTTGTAGGAATGAATGCAGAGTATCCGCCTTTTGAATGGGTTGAGATAGTAGACGGCGAGGCAGTTGTTGTTGGAATCGACGCATCACTAGGGAAGATGATTGCCGATGAGATTGGTGTAGAGCTCGTCATTGATAACCGTGCATTTGATTCTTTAATACCAACATTGAATACGAATAAAATAGATTTAATTATATCCGGAATGTCTAATACAGAGGAACGAGCAAACGTAGTTGATTTCTCAGTTTCATACTATGAACCCGTTAGTCAATTTTCGGTAGCGAGTGATCAAATTGATAACTTTAAAACTCTGGAAGATTTCAAAGGAAAGAAAGTAGGAGCTTTATTAACATCAACTCAAGAAATTTATTTGAAAGAACATTTACCTGAAGTTGAATTAGTATCAATGAGTAAAAATGGAGATTTGGTTGAAGGATTAAAAGCTAAAAAGGTGGATGCAATCTTTATGTCTGACTTAACACTTCAACAATATTTAAATAATTATGGGGATATTATGACAGTGGTGGAAGGCATTGACATAGATAATGAACTCCTAGGAACATCTGTTGCGATGACAAAAGGCAATAAAGAATTGCTAGAAATTGTTAATAAAGTTATTACTGAAGCAAAAGAGAATGGAGACTTAGATAAAGTTTTTGAAGAGAATATTCAAAAAGCTAGCGCCGCACAAGAATAA
- a CDS encoding ATP-binding cassette domain-containing protein, producing MERKKLLEVKNLKQYFGKKKNPVKAVDGVSFDIYEGEVLGLVGESGSGKSTTGRSIIGLYNITDGEIHYDGRLISGDKSHDEAKALATDIQMIFQDPYASLNPRMTVGEIISEGFDIHGLYKNRQERLDRIDELLTSVGLNAEHAGRYAHEFSGGQRQRIGIARALALEPKFIIADEPISALDVSIQAQVVNLMKKFQREQGLTYLFIAHDLSMVKYISDRIAVMYRGKIVELGNADEIYNNPVHPYTKSLLSAVPKPDPISESKRQRVPYSHEEVLDEEISTHEVGPEHYVYAAKTDLDRWMGQQTTI from the coding sequence ATGGAGAGAAAAAAATTACTAGAAGTTAAGAATTTAAAACAATATTTTGGTAAGAAAAAAAATCCAGTTAAAGCGGTAGATGGTGTTTCCTTTGATATTTATGAAGGTGAAGTACTTGGTTTAGTAGGGGAATCTGGAAGTGGTAAGTCAACAACTGGACGTTCTATTATTGGATTATATAACATCACTGATGGAGAAATTCATTATGATGGAAGACTTATTAGTGGAGATAAATCACATGATGAAGCTAAAGCATTAGCTACTGACATTCAAATGATTTTCCAAGATCCATATGCTTCTTTAAATCCGCGTATGACTGTTGGAGAAATCATAAGTGAAGGTTTTGACATTCATGGTTTGTACAAGAATCGTCAAGAACGACTTGATCGAATTGATGAGTTATTAACATCAGTTGGATTAAACGCTGAGCATGCTGGACGTTACGCCCATGAATTCTCAGGTGGACAAAGACAACGTATCGGAATTGCCCGTGCATTGGCTTTAGAACCTAAATTTATCATTGCGGATGAGCCTATCTCTGCCTTAGATGTTTCGATTCAAGCGCAAGTTGTTAACTTAATGAAGAAGTTCCAACGTGAGCAAGGGTTAACATATTTATTCATTGCCCATGATTTATCAATGGTTAAATACATCTCAGATCGTATTGCTGTTATGTATCGTGGTAAGATTGTTGAGTTAGGGAATGCAGATGAGATTTACAATAATCCAGTGCATCCTTATACAAAATCATTGTTATCAGCTGTACCTAAACCTGATCCAATTAGTGAGAGTAAGCGTCAACGTGTACCATACTCACACGAAGAAGTGCTCGACGAAGAAATTTCAACTCATGAAGTCGGACCAGAACATTATGTTTACGCAGCTAAGACTGACTTAGACAGATGGATGGGACAACAAACAACAATTTAA
- a CDS encoding ABC transporter ATP-binding protein: protein MTDNLLEVKDLHISFKTYAGKIHAVRGVNFELKKGETLAIVGESGSGKSVTSNAIMRLVPQPPGNYDQGEIIFDGKNILDLSEDEVTQIRGNDIAMIFQDPMTALNPTIKIGHQITEVFKIHRKDIDNADAKRRAIELLELVGIPFPEERFEQYPHEFSGGMRQRVVIAIALAAEPKLLIADEPTTALDVTIQAQILELMKEIQQTTETAIIFITHDLGVVANVADKVAVMYAGQIVEYGSANEIYYNPKHPYTWGLLGSMPDLDSNNDEDLYTIPGAPPNLIDPPKGDAFAPRNQFALAIDYEEEPPLFKVNDEHYVKSWLMHEDAPNIPVPEVIQSRIDRYTSQAKGDA from the coding sequence ATGACAGATAATTTATTAGAAGTTAAAGATTTACATATCTCTTTTAAAACGTATGCTGGTAAAATACACGCAGTTCGTGGGGTTAATTTTGAACTAAAAAAAGGTGAAACACTAGCTATCGTTGGTGAATCTGGATCAGGTAAGAGTGTAACGAGTAACGCGATTATGCGCTTAGTTCCTCAACCTCCAGGTAACTACGATCAAGGAGAGATTATCTTTGACGGTAAGAATATATTAGACTTGAGTGAAGATGAAGTGACACAGATTCGCGGGAATGATATTGCAATGATTTTCCAAGATCCGATGACTGCTTTAAATCCAACAATCAAAATTGGACATCAAATTACTGAAGTATTCAAAATTCACCGTAAAGATATAGATAATGCAGATGCAAAACGTCGCGCGATTGAGTTATTAGAATTAGTTGGAATTCCTTTCCCGGAAGAACGCTTTGAACAATACCCTCATGAATTCTCTGGAGGAATGAGACAACGTGTGGTTATTGCGATAGCATTAGCAGCTGAGCCAAAGTTACTTATTGCTGATGAACCCACAACAGCCTTGGATGTTACAATTCAAGCTCAAATACTTGAATTAATGAAAGAAATTCAACAAACAACTGAAACAGCGATTATTTTTATTACGCATGACTTAGGTGTTGTGGCGAACGTAGCTGATAAGGTTGCAGTAATGTATGCTGGACAAATTGTTGAGTATGGTTCAGCTAATGAAATTTATTATAATCCGAAACATCCATACACATGGGGATTACTAGGCTCGATGCCAGATTTAGATAGTAATAATGACGAAGATTTATATACAATTCCAGGTGCTCCACCAAACTTAATTGATCCACCTAAAGGGGACGCATTCGCTCCGCGTAATCAATTCGCTTTAGCAATTGATTATGAAGAAGAACCACCATTATTTAAAGTGAATGACGAACATTATGTTAAATCATGGTTAATGCACGAAGACGCGCCTAATATCCCGGTTCCGGAAGTAATTCAAAGTCGTATCGATCGTTATACATCACAAGCGAAAGGAGATGCATAA
- a CDS encoding ABC transporter permease has protein sequence MTEEQVLSQKNFEVVGGREADTDILSEKSISFWGEVMRAFIRNKLAIVGITILGFIAIMAVFAPILSQYDYAEQTGVYNAAPSAEFWFGTDNLGRDVFVRSWVGARISLLIGISAAIINLVVGVVYGSVSGLIGGRVDNIMMRICDILNSVPELLIIILLLVVLQQGLVPMIIALSLTGWIRMARIVRAEVMSLKEQEYVLASRTLGASASHLIRKHLIPNAMGSIIVTMTLQIPAAIFNEAFLSYIGLGVTPPLASWGTMASEGNEAILTAPWRLLFPALLISITIFGFNAVGDGLRDALDPKLRK, from the coding sequence ATGACTGAAGAACAAGTACTATCGCAAAAGAATTTTGAAGTAGTTGGTGGTCGTGAAGCAGATACAGACATCTTAAGTGAGAAGTCGATCTCTTTCTGGGGCGAGGTTATGCGTGCATTTATCCGTAATAAGTTAGCTATTGTTGGTATTACTATTTTAGGATTTATCGCGATTATGGCTGTTTTTGCACCAATCCTATCTCAATATGATTATGCAGAACAAACAGGTGTGTATAACGCTGCGCCATCGGCGGAATTCTGGTTTGGAACAGATAACTTAGGACGTGACGTTTTTGTGCGTTCATGGGTAGGGGCAAGAATCTCTCTACTAATCGGTATATCAGCAGCAATTATTAACTTAGTTGTTGGAGTTGTTTACGGTAGTGTTTCTGGTTTAATTGGAGGACGTGTTGATAATATCATGATGCGTATTTGTGATATTTTAAACTCTGTACCAGAATTATTAATCATCATCTTGTTATTAGTAGTATTACAACAAGGTTTAGTACCGATGATTATCGCATTGTCATTAACTGGTTGGATTCGAATGGCACGTATCGTCCGTGCAGAAGTTATGTCATTAAAAGAACAAGAATATGTACTAGCTTCTAGAACATTAGGTGCTTCAGCATCTCATTTGATTCGCAAACATTTAATTCCTAATGCAATGGGTTCAATCATTGTAACAATGACTTTACAAATACCAGCAGCTATTTTTAATGAGGCATTCTTAAGTTATATTGGTTTAGGTGTTACACCGCCACTTGCAAGTTGGGGTACTATGGCTTCAGAAGGAAATGAAGCAATCCTAACGGCACCATGGAGACTATTATTCCCAGCTTTATTAATTTCAATTACAATTTTTGGATTTAATGCTGTTGGTGATGGTTTACGTGATGCACTTGACCCTAAATTACGGAAATAA
- a CDS encoding ABC transporter permease, protein MTKYILKRFGHSLLALFVIVTVTFFLMRLAPGNPFAAEQQVVTPQIQEQLNEAYGLNDPWYEQYFTYVKNVATFDFGESMKYRGRSTNDMIAESFPVSVTLGAASLFFAIGFGVLLGIISAMYHNKAGDYIATIISVLGISIPSFVLAGLMQYQLGLKLGWFPISGWKTSMHILLPAVALGLGFMGNIAKLTRSSLLEQNTSEYVKLAKAKGLKKWGIVFKHSLKNALLPVVTYLGPLIAGVLTGSFVIENIFAIPGLGRHFVQSINNRDYTLIMGITVFFAIVLLAAVLIVDILYVFLDPRIKLEGDDN, encoded by the coding sequence GTGACTAAGTATATCTTGAAACGCTTTGGGCACAGCCTTTTGGCATTATTCGTAATTGTAACTGTTACATTCTTTCTAATGCGACTAGCACCAGGTAATCCTTTTGCGGCTGAGCAACAAGTGGTTACACCACAAATTCAAGAACAGTTGAACGAAGCATATGGATTAAATGATCCATGGTATGAGCAATATTTTACTTATGTAAAAAATGTTGCAACATTTGATTTTGGAGAGTCGATGAAATATCGAGGAAGATCAACGAATGATATGATCGCAGAAAGCTTCCCAGTATCAGTAACATTAGGTGCGGCGTCATTATTTTTTGCAATTGGTTTTGGAGTATTATTAGGTATAATCTCTGCAATGTACCATAATAAAGCAGGAGATTATATCGCAACAATTATTTCGGTATTAGGAATCTCGATTCCATCATTTGTACTTGCAGGGTTAATGCAGTACCAATTAGGTTTAAAATTAGGCTGGTTCCCAATCAGTGGGTGGAAGACATCCATGCATATCCTTTTACCGGCAGTTGCATTAGGTTTAGGTTTTATGGGGAATATAGCTAAATTGACACGGTCTAGTTTGTTGGAACAAAACACCTCCGAATATGTCAAGTTAGCTAAAGCTAAAGGATTAAAAAAATGGGGAATCGTTTTTAAACACTCACTAAAAAATGCACTACTACCAGTAGTGACCTATTTAGGTCCATTAATAGCCGGGGTTTTAACGGGTAGTTTTGTTATTGAAAATATATTCGCCATTCCTGGACTTGGTCGACACTTTGTTCAAAGTATCAATAACCGTGACTATACATTAATCATGGGTATTACAGTGTTCTTTGCTATTGTACTTTTAGCAGCTGTATTAATTGTTGATATTTTGTATGTATTTCTAGATCCACGTATAAAACTAGAAGGGGATGACAACTAA
- a CDS encoding ABC transporter substrate-binding protein — protein sequence MNFKKLGLSLLAGVTLFASSSSLSVLAQEESETIKVGANMETSGYSASYGQAMYEALQLAVEEVNAEGGLLDGQQVEILHYDNKSDKTETASVATRLVEEGAVALIGPGATDLVLAQSPVAQQAEIPAVIPAATADDLTLDDDGNVLDWVFRLAFSYTYQANAAARFATDELDAQKAVVLVDQSNDYSVGQAAPFIAEWEALGNEVVLEESYTSGDTDFSAVLTTLLATEFDVIYLPAFYTEGGLITKQAREMGLTQPILSGHGFASDAYVELAGASNATDVYFTSNFYTGTEDPAGKAFVDAYEEKFGKTPDTFGALGYDGAKLLFQAIEDAGSTDRTAVRDAIENMESFTGGVTGEFYIDEEHNAVKPAPMLHLVDGEVANIYEVDGSSN from the coding sequence ATGAACTTTAAAAAATTAGGTTTAAGTCTTTTAGCTGGTGTCACTTTATTCGCATCTTCATCTAGTTTATCTGTATTAGCACAAGAGGAGAGCGAAACAATTAAAGTTGGAGCTAATATGGAAACGTCAGGGTACTCAGCATCGTATGGTCAAGCAATGTATGAAGCACTACAATTGGCTGTAGAAGAAGTGAATGCTGAAGGTGGATTATTGGATGGACAACAAGTAGAAATCTTGCACTATGATAATAAATCAGACAAGACGGAGACAGCATCTGTAGCGACACGTTTAGTTGAAGAGGGAGCCGTAGCACTAATCGGTCCCGGAGCAACAGACTTAGTTTTAGCACAAAGTCCAGTAGCGCAACAAGCAGAAATTCCAGCGGTTATTCCTGCTGCAACCGCTGATGATTTGACCTTAGATGATGATGGAAATGTACTAGACTGGGTATTCCGTTTAGCGTTTTCTTATACGTACCAAGCAAATGCTGCAGCACGTTTTGCTACAGATGAATTAGATGCACAAAAAGCAGTTGTTTTAGTTGATCAATCAAATGACTATTCAGTAGGGCAAGCAGCGCCGTTCATCGCTGAATGGGAAGCACTAGGAAATGAAGTTGTTTTAGAAGAGTCATATACAAGTGGAGATACAGATTTCTCAGCTGTATTAACAACATTATTAGCAACAGAATTTGATGTTATCTATTTACCAGCATTCTATACTGAAGGTGGGTTAATCACTAAACAAGCGCGTGAAATGGGCTTAACTCAACCAATCTTAAGTGGACATGGTTTTGCAAGTGATGCTTACGTAGAGTTAGCTGGAGCAAGTAATGCAACAGACGTATACTTTACATCAAACTTCTATACAGGAACTGAAGACCCAGCAGGAAAAGCATTCGTAGACGCATATGAAGAGAAATTTGGTAAAACACCAGATACTTTTGGAGCATTAGGTTACGATGGAGCTAAATTATTATTCCAAGCAATTGAAGACGCAGGTTCAACTGATCGAACAGCAGTAAGAGATGCAATCGAAAACATGGAAAGCTTTACGGGTGGGGTTACAGGTGAGTTTTACATTGATGAAGAGCATAATGCTGTTAAACCAGCACCAATGCTACACTTAGTTGATGGAGAAGTAGCAAATATCTATGAAGTAGATGGAAGTTCAAACTAA
- a CDS encoding ASCH domain-containing protein has translation MNASELWQEYQQKGHMDLSHERYDAWQFGAAPDKLLALVLEGTKCATASLYEGYEFEDEPVPNNMTYSVILDSQNNAQCIIKNSQVIIQPFKEFDEKFAYIEGEGDRSLEYWRRVHIEFFKEEASRYGTEFTEDSLVVGEIFEVVYRIS, from the coding sequence ATGAATGCATCAGAATTATGGCAGGAGTATCAACAAAAAGGCCATATGGATTTAAGTCATGAAAGATATGATGCTTGGCAATTTGGGGCAGCACCTGATAAATTACTAGCTTTAGTTCTAGAAGGAACGAAATGTGCGACTGCTTCATTATACGAAGGTTATGAATTTGAAGATGAACCTGTTCCAAATAACATGACATATAGTGTAATTTTGGATAGCCAGAATAATGCACAATGTATTATTAAAAATTCTCAAGTTATAATTCAGCCTTTTAAAGAGTTTGATGAGAAATTTGCTTACATTGAAGGCGAAGGAGATCGGTCATTAGAGTATTGGCGACGCGTCCATATAGAGTTCTTTAAAGAAGAAGCATCGAGATATGGAACCGAGTTCACTGAAGATTCACTCGTAGTAGGTGAAATATTTGAGGTTGTATACAGAATATCATAG